The following proteins are co-located in the Halarcobacter sp. genome:
- the aroA gene encoding 3-phosphoshikimate 1-carboxyvinyltransferase, with protein MENFNIEKLVKPFDIEIDSIASDKSISHRCAMFSIFSDKTSHINNFLTAEDTLNSLSIVEQLGAKVVRDGKYVEITPTKELKEPKDVLDCGNAGTGMRLFCGLLASIDGAFTLTGDKYLRERPMKRVAVPLRSIGANIDGRDNGNKAPLFIRGVKELKPFVYTSPVDSAQVKSAMILAALRATGVSKYKENELTRDHTERMLKGMGAKIETDKEGFINIHPLKGHLKPLNITVPTDPSSAFFFAVAAAITPNSRVLLKNVSLNPTRIGAYKILQKMGTQINFIEKENIYEPIGDIEVKYNELKGVVVEEHISWLIDELPALSIAMSLAKGKSIVKNAAELRVKESDRIKSVVSNLEKCGVEYTEFEDGYEIIGGSLNRASINSHGDHRIAMSFSIAGLICGMDIEDVDCILTSFPNFKEILDSLRN; from the coding sequence ATGGAAAATTTCAACATAGAAAAATTAGTTAAGCCCTTTGATATAGAGATAGATTCTATTGCAAGTGATAAATCTATTTCTCATAGATGTGCAATGTTTTCGATATTTTCAGACAAAACATCACACATAAACAACTTTTTAACAGCTGAAGATACTTTAAACTCTTTAAGTATTGTAGAGCAACTTGGAGCGAAAGTTGTTAGAGATGGAAAATATGTTGAAATTACTCCAACAAAAGAATTAAAAGAACCAAAAGATGTTTTAGACTGTGGAAATGCAGGAACTGGAATGAGATTGTTTTGTGGACTTTTAGCTTCTATAGATGGAGCTTTTACTTTAACAGGTGATAAATACCTTAGAGAAAGACCAATGAAAAGAGTAGCTGTTCCTTTAAGAAGTATTGGTGCAAATATTGATGGTCGAGATAATGGAAATAAAGCTCCACTTTTTATACGAGGAGTTAAAGAACTCAAACCTTTTGTATATACTTCTCCTGTAGATTCTGCCCAAGTTAAATCAGCTATGATTTTAGCAGCATTAAGAGCTACAGGAGTATCAAAATATAAAGAGAATGAACTTACACGTGACCATACAGAAAGAATGCTAAAAGGTATGGGAGCAAAAATCGAAACTGATAAAGAGGGATTTATAAATATTCATCCTCTAAAGGGACATTTAAAACCTCTAAATATTACAGTTCCCACTGATCCTAGTTCTGCATTTTTCTTTGCTGTTGCAGCTGCAATTACACCTAATAGTAGAGTATTACTAAAAAATGTAAGTTTAAATCCTACAAGAATTGGTGCATATAAAATTTTACAAAAAATGGGTACCCAGATAAACTTTATTGAAAAAGAAAATATTTATGAACCTATTGGGGATATTGAAGTTAAATACAATGAGTTAAAAGGTGTAGTTGTTGAAGAACATATCTCTTGGTTAATTGATGAGTTACCTGCTTTATCTATTGCAATGAGCTTAGCAAAAGGTAAATCAATAGTTAAAAATGCTGCCGAATTAAGAGTAAAAGAATCAGATAGAATTAAATCTGTCGTGTCAAATTTAGAAAAATGTGGTGTAGAATATACTGAGTTTGAAGATGGTTATGAAATAATTGGTGGGAGTTTAAATAGAGCAAGTATAAACTCTCATGGTGACCATAGAATTGCAATGAGTTTTTCAATTGCAGGATTGATTTGTGGAATGGATAT
- the pheT gene encoding phenylalanine--tRNA ligase subunit beta, producing the protein MIVTRNWLQEYVDISKISTDDICKTLNSIGLEVDSLELQRVPAKVVVGKVLEKEKHPDADKLNICQVDIGGETVQIVCGAKNVDAGQFVPVAVVGCKLGDDFKIKKAKLRGVESNGMICSSTEIGLAKLNDGILELDSSIGELVIGRELKDYPLFNDDVIEIELTANRGDCLSIHGVARELSAFYNIPLTEQEYGLELNNLGIGQTLEVESTNEIDSKYIYKVAALEDFKLPLVYKLRVGIIDKFEECDLRDIVNYVTHATGVILNAYAKSDLKTKDDNISVLSIKKDPQGFDIVEGEEQLSTISINQEKTNDDKNSEYIIEATYIDPEFLSKKVFETKKKTGDIYYRSSRGSEPCLEFGIDVFCSLISKAGGKLYNGTEAYNDYNEKHTLDVNVNKINSIIGQEIEKATIEKILSSLGFIVKDVANGVLSLQIPTFRHDIKNIADVTEEIVRIIGIDNIKAKPLAIDEASRANTTSINLIKRNKLRFKAIENGFYETVTYVFADKEKLQKYSIATVKESLDILNPIVKELDTFRTTISLNLIEACSNNMKLGFKSAAFFEIGKVFDINRVEKSVISFIFSGQKELESFFNAGKPQNIEFFEFAKKVLNTVGKFDLEPMTKLPNDLVHPYQNASVIIDGEKVGFISKLHPSVADDYDLSDTFIAEIEFDKICNELTKVDAYSKFQASKKDLSIIVPKNMEYSEIKKTINSIGDKNIKQFNLIDIYSDEKLRDKESLTIRFVLQNNDKTLEEEDITSSMNNILEALNEKLGIGLRD; encoded by the coding sequence ATGATAGTTACAAGAAATTGGTTACAAGAATACGTTGATATTTCCAAAATATCTACAGATGATATCTGTAAAACATTAAACTCTATTGGATTAGAGGTTGATAGTTTAGAACTTCAAAGAGTACCTGCTAAAGTAGTAGTTGGAAAAGTTTTAGAAAAAGAGAAACATCCTGATGCAGATAAACTAAATATCTGCCAAGTTGATATTGGTGGAGAAACTGTTCAAATTGTTTGTGGTGCTAAAAATGTTGATGCTGGACAGTTTGTACCAGTTGCTGTTGTAGGATGTAAACTAGGTGATGATTTTAAAATCAAAAAAGCAAAACTAAGAGGAGTTGAATCAAATGGTATGATTTGTTCATCTACTGAGATTGGTTTAGCTAAATTAAATGATGGAATTTTAGAACTAGATTCTTCAATAGGTGAACTTGTAATTGGTAGAGAATTAAAAGATTACCCACTTTTCAATGATGATGTAATCGAGATAGAATTAACTGCTAATAGAGGTGACTGTTTAAGTATACATGGTGTTGCAAGAGAATTATCTGCATTTTATAATATTCCATTAACGGAACAAGAGTATGGCTTAGAATTAAACAATTTAGGTATAGGTCAAACTTTAGAAGTTGAAAGTACAAATGAAATTGATAGCAAATATATTTATAAAGTTGCTGCACTAGAAGATTTCAAACTTCCTTTAGTATATAAACTAAGAGTTGGTATTATAGATAAATTTGAAGAGTGTGATTTAAGAGATATAGTAAATTATGTTACACACGCTACAGGTGTAATTTTAAATGCTTATGCAAAATCTGACTTAAAAACTAAAGATGATAATATCTCAGTTTTAAGTATTAAAAAAGATCCTCAAGGTTTTGATATAGTTGAGGGTGAAGAGCAATTAAGTACGATCTCTATTAATCAAGAAAAAACAAATGATGACAAAAACAGTGAATATATTATTGAGGCAACTTATATTGATCCTGAATTTTTATCAAAAAAAGTTTTTGAAACAAAAAAGAAAACTGGAGATATATATTACAGATCTTCAAGAGGGAGTGAACCATGCCTAGAGTTTGGTATAGATGTTTTCTGTTCACTGATTTCAAAAGCTGGTGGAAAACTTTATAATGGTACAGAAGCTTACAATGATTATAATGAAAAACATACTTTAGATGTAAATGTAAATAAAATCAATTCAATTATTGGGCAAGAGATAGAAAAAGCAACAATTGAAAAAATCTTAAGTTCATTAGGTTTTATTGTTAAAGATGTTGCAAATGGTGTACTATCATTACAAATTCCTACATTTAGACATGATATTAAAAATATTGCTGATGTTACAGAAGAGATTGTAAGAATAATTGGTATTGATAATATTAAAGCTAAACCTTTAGCTATTGATGAAGCAAGCAGAGCAAATACTACTTCAATCAATCTAATTAAAAGAAATAAGTTAAGATTTAAAGCTATTGAAAATGGTTTTTATGAAACTGTAACTTATGTATTTGCAGATAAAGAAAAACTTCAAAAATACTCAATTGCTACAGTAAAAGAATCATTAGATATTTTAAATCCTATTGTAAAAGAGTTAGATACATTTAGAACTACAATAAGTTTAAATCTTATAGAAGCATGTTCAAATAATATGAAACTTGGATTTAAATCAGCAGCATTTTTTGAAATTGGAAAAGTGTTTGATATAAATAGAGTTGAAAAGAGCGTAATATCTTTTATCTTTAGTGGACAAAAAGAACTTGAGTCTTTCTTTAATGCAGGTAAACCACAAAATATTGAATTTTTTGAATTTGCAAAAAAAGTTTTAAATACAGTTGGAAAGTTTGATTTAGAACCAATGACAAAATTACCAAATGATTTAGTTCATCCATATCAAAATGCTTCAGTTATAATTGATGGTGAAAAGGTAGGATTTATCTCTAAACTACACCCTAGTGTCGCAGATGATTATGATTTAAGTGATACTTTTATTGCAGAGATTGAATTTGATAAGATTTGTAACGAATTAACAAAAGTTGATGCATACTCTAAATTTCAAGCATCAAAAAAAGATTTAAGTATAATTGTTCCTAAAAATATGGAATATAGTGAAATCAAAAAAACAATAAACTCAATTGGTGATAAAAATATAAAACAATTTAATCTAATTGATATTTATAGTGATGAAAAACTTAGAGATAAAGAGAGTTTAACAATTAGATTTGTTTTACAAAACAATGATAAGACATTAGAAGAAGAAGATATAACTTCTTCTATGAATAATATTTTAGAAGCATTAAATGAAAAACTTGGAATTGGATTAAGAGACTAA
- the pheS gene encoding phenylalanine--tRNA ligase subunit alpha, whose protein sequence is MTEWLEKIDNADSLQVLENLRVETLGKKGVITAQFAKMKDIPGPEKKDFAANLNKQKAQITEALENKKIVLEKEALEAKLKNDKIDVTRFNNEITSGAVHPVIDTMDRIVTYFQNLNFSVEEGPLVEDDFHNFEALNLPKYHPARDMQDTFYNKDFSLLRTHTSPVQIRTMLSQPTPIRMIAPGTVFRRDYDITHTPMFHQIEALVVDDADKISFANLKHVLVEFLHHMFGEVDVRFRPSFFPFTEPSAEVDISCVFCGGDGCRVCSHTGWLEILGCGVVDQNVFDAVGYENKSGYAFGLGIERVAMLTHNIGDLRSLFESDLRLLGQFK, encoded by the coding sequence GTGACTGAATGGCTAGAAAAAATAGATAACGCTGATTCACTCCAAGTTTTAGAAAACTTAAGAGTGGAAACATTAGGGAAAAAAGGTGTAATTACTGCACAATTTGCAAAAATGAAGGATATTCCAGGTCCTGAAAAAAAAGATTTTGCAGCAAATTTAAATAAACAAAAAGCACAAATTACAGAAGCTTTAGAGAATAAAAAAATTGTTCTGGAAAAAGAAGCTTTAGAAGCAAAATTAAAAAATGATAAAATAGATGTTACAAGATTTAATAATGAAATAACATCAGGTGCGGTTCACCCTGTAATTGATACAATGGATAGAATTGTTACATATTTTCAAAATCTAAACTTCTCTGTTGAAGAGGGACCATTAGTAGAAGATGATTTTCATAACTTTGAAGCATTAAATCTTCCAAAATACCATCCAGCTAGAGATATGCAAGATACTTTTTATAACAAAGACTTTTCACTTTTAAGAACACATACTTCACCTGTGCAAATTAGAACTATGTTATCGCAGCCAACTCCAATTAGAATGATTGCTCCAGGAACAGTTTTTAGAAGAGATTATGATATTACTCACACTCCAATGTTCCATCAAATTGAAGCATTAGTGGTTGACGATGCAGATAAAATCTCTTTTGCTAACTTAAAACATGTATTAGTAGAATTTTTACATCATATGTTTGGAGAAGTAGATGTTAGATTTAGACCATCTTTTTTCCCTTTTACAGAACCTTCAGCTGAAGTAGATATCTCATGTGTATTTTGTGGTGGAGATGGATGTAGAGTTTGTTCACATACAGGATGGTTAGAGATACTTGGTTGTGGAGTTGTAGACCAAAATGTATTTGATGCAGTTGGATACGAAAATAAATCAGGATACGCATTTGGTCTAGGGATAGAAAGAGTTGCAATGTTAACGCACAATATTGGAGACTTAAGATCTTTATTTGAAAGTGATTTAAGATTATTAGGACAGTTTAAATGA
- a CDS encoding histidine triad nucleotide-binding protein, whose protein sequence is MCIFCKIVKGEIPNQTVLEDENFLAFNDINPARKIHVLVIPKEHYDSFDVIPPKVMSNMTEFIHKVVSKLGIRESGYRLITNIGSDGGQEVPHLHFHILGGEPVGKLVR, encoded by the coding sequence ATGTGTATTTTTTGTAAAATTGTAAAAGGTGAAATTCCTAATCAAACTGTACTTGAAGATGAAAATTTTTTAGCATTTAATGATATTAATCCAGCTAGAAAAATTCATGTATTAGTTATTCCTAAAGAACATTATGATTCTTTTGATGTAATCCCTCCAAAAGTGATGAGTAATATGACTGAATTTATTCATAAAGTTGTTTCAAAACTTGGAATAAGAGAATCTGGATATAGACTGATTACAAATATTGGTAGTGATGGAGGACAAGAAGTACCTCATTTACATTTTCATATATTGGGTGGAGAGCCAGTAGGCAAATTAGTTAGATAG
- the accA gene encoding acetyl-CoA carboxylase carboxyl transferase subunit alpha yields MATYLDFEDKIKKLEEDITIARTKSDDHAAEILEKKLEKEVEKTFKNLNDYQKLQLARHPDRPYALDYIRGLMTDYYEIHGDRHFNDDSAIVCYLGYIGKEKVMVIGEQKGRGTKNKLKRNFGMPNPEGYRKALRAAKMAEKFNIPILMLVDTPGAYPGLGAEERNQSEAIARNLYEFSDLTTPTISVVIGEGGSGGALAISVADKLAMMRYSVYAVISPEGCSAILWNDPAKVETAANALKITAEALKELELIDDVINEPLIGGHRKKEEAIKALGDYFLTTLEQLKQLTPAQRLQMKYEKLMNLGNFQEDKK; encoded by the coding sequence TTGGCAACATATTTAGACTTTGAAGATAAAATCAAAAAACTAGAAGAGGATATTACAATTGCAAGGACAAAATCAGATGACCATGCAGCTGAAATATTAGAAAAAAAACTAGAAAAAGAAGTTGAAAAAACATTTAAAAATTTAAACGATTATCAAAAGCTTCAACTTGCACGTCATCCAGATAGACCATATGCTTTAGACTACATTAGAGGTCTAATGACAGATTATTATGAGATTCATGGTGATAGACATTTCAATGATGATAGTGCAATAGTTTGTTATCTAGGTTATATTGGTAAAGAAAAGGTAATGGTTATTGGTGAACAAAAAGGTAGAGGTACAAAGAATAAATTAAAAAGAAACTTTGGTATGCCTAATCCTGAAGGTTATAGAAAAGCTTTAAGAGCAGCAAAAATGGCTGAAAAGTTCAATATTCCAATTTTAATGTTAGTTGACACTCCCGGTGCATATCCAGGTTTAGGAGCGGAAGAGAGAAACCAATCTGAAGCAATTGCTAGAAACCTTTATGAATTTTCTGATTTAACTACACCAACAATCTCTGTTGTTATTGGAGAGGGTGGTTCAGGTGGAGCATTAGCAATATCTGTTGCTGATAAATTAGCAATGATGAGATACTCTGTTTATGCAGTTATTTCACCAGAGGGTTGTAGTGCAATTTTATGGAATGACCCAGCAAAAGTTGAAACTGCTGCTAATGCTTTAAAGATTACAGCTGAAGCTTTAAAAGAACTAGAACTAATTGATGATGTAATAAATGAGCCACTAATTGGTGGTCATAGAAAAAAAGAAGAAGCAATTAAAGCTTTAGGAGATTATTTTTTAACTACTTTAGAGCAATTAAAACAATTAACACCTGCTCAAAGACTTCAAATGAAATATGAAAAACTAATGAATTTAGGAAACTTTCAAGAAGATAAAAAATAA
- a CDS encoding beta-ketoacyl-ACP synthase II produces the protein MKRVVITGLGTINSVGHCVEDSFKAVVAGECGVDKISLFDASNYSVQIAAEVKDFDPTTVMDKKEVKKADRFIQLGIKAALEAMIDSGYVTGENKKVEDSIADRFGIISASGIGGLSTIEKNSVVCETRGPKRISPFFIPSSLVNMLGGFISIEHGLKGPSLSHVTACAASTHALADAVKTIMTNGADRILVVGAESAICGAGVGGFAAMKALSTRNDDPKTASRPFDKDRDGFVMGEGAGALVVEDLDSALARGAKIYCEIIGIGESADANHITAPVMNGPLRAMKAALNMAKNVMGGDIKVDYINTHGTSTPVGDVNESKAIVELFNGIENCPPVTSTKGQIGHCLGAAGAIEAIFAIKALNEGIIPPTINIKNQDEECILNYVPDTAIEAELDIVMSNNFGFGGTNGSIIFKKYSK, from the coding sequence ATGAAAAGAGTTGTAATAACTGGTCTTGGTACGATTAATTCTGTAGGACATTGTGTAGAAGATTCTTTTAAAGCTGTTGTTGCAGGTGAATGTGGTGTTGATAAAATTTCACTTTTTGATGCAAGCAATTATTCTGTACAAATAGCAGCTGAAGTTAAAGATTTCGATCCTACTACAGTTATGGATAAAAAAGAGGTAAAAAAAGCTGATAGATTTATTCAATTAGGAATTAAAGCAGCATTAGAAGCAATGATTGACTCTGGATATGTAACAGGTGAAAATAAAAAAGTTGAAGACTCTATAGCAGATAGATTCGGTATCATTTCAGCGTCAGGTATTGGTGGACTATCAACAATTGAAAAAAACTCAGTAGTTTGTGAAACAAGAGGACCAAAAAGAATTTCACCATTTTTTATTCCATCTTCGTTAGTAAATATGCTTGGTGGATTTATTTCAATTGAACATGGTTTAAAAGGACCATCTTTATCTCATGTTACTGCTTGTGCAGCATCAACTCATGCATTAGCTGATGCTGTAAAAACTATTATGACTAATGGTGCAGATAGAATATTAGTTGTAGGTGCAGAAAGTGCTATTTGTGGTGCTGGAGTTGGTGGTTTTGCTGCAATGAAAGCATTATCTACTAGAAATGATGACCCAAAAACTGCTTCTAGACCATTTGATAAAGACAGAGATGGTTTTGTAATGGGAGAAGGTGCTGGAGCATTAGTTGTTGAAGATTTAGATTCTGCATTAGCAAGAGGTGCAAAAATTTATTGTGAGATTATTGGTATTGGTGAGAGTGCAGATGCAAACCATATTACAGCTCCAGTTATGAATGGTCCATTAAGAGCTATGAAAGCTGCTTTAAATATGGCAAAAAATGTAATGGGTGGAGATATTAAAGTTGATTATATAAATACTCATGGTACTTCTACTCCAGTTGGAGATGTAAATGAATCAAAAGCAATAGTTGAACTATTTAATGGAATTGAAAACTGTCCTCCTGTTACTTCAACTAAAGGTCAAATTGGACACTGCTTAGGTGCAGCTGGTGCAATTGAAGCGATATTTGCAATAAAAGCATTAAATGAAGGAATTATTCCTCCAACAATAAACATTAAAAACCAAGATGAAGAGTGTATTTTAAATTATGTACCTGATACAGCAATAGAAGCTGAATTAGACATTGTTATGAGTAACAATTTTGGTTTTGGTGGAACAAATGGCTCAATAATTTTTAAAAAATATAGTAAATAA
- the acpP gene encoding acyl carrier protein — protein sequence MALLDDVKEVVVEQLDCDPAEVKEESKFIEDLGADSLDVVELVMALEEKFDIEIPDEDAEGILTVADAIKYIEDNA from the coding sequence ATGGCATTATTAGATGATGTAAAAGAAGTAGTAGTTGAGCAACTTGATTGTGATCCAGCTGAAGTTAAAGAGGAATCAAAATTCATCGAGGACTTAGGTGCTGACTCTTTAGACGTTGTTGAATTAGTTATGGCTTTAGAAGAAAAGTTCGATATTGAGATCCCTGATGAAGACGCAGAAGGTATTTTAACTGTAGCTGATGCTATTAAATACATCGAAGATAACGCGTAA
- the fabG gene encoding 3-oxoacyl-ACP reductase FabG — protein sequence MKFTGSNVLVTGASRGIGAEIAKTLADFGLKVWINYRSGAEAAEAIKAEIEAKGGKAAIIKADVTKEDEFNNAIKTIIDADGEISYLVNNAGITRDKLALRMSVEDFNDVISANLTSAFIGCKAALKNMGKKRFGSIVNISSIVGEMGNPGQTNYSASKGGLNAMTKSFAKEAAARGIRYNAVTPGFIQTDMTDELKDEVKAEYEKNIPLSRFGQPKEIADAVAFLLSDHSSYITGEILKVNGGLYV from the coding sequence ATGAAATTTACTGGATCTAATGTATTAGTAACAGGTGCAAGTAGAGGAATTGGTGCAGAGATTGCAAAAACTCTTGCTGATTTTGGACTAAAAGTTTGGATTAATTATAGAAGTGGTGCAGAGGCTGCTGAAGCTATTAAAGCTGAGATTGAAGCTAAAGGTGGGAAAGCTGCAATTATAAAAGCCGATGTGACTAAGGAAGATGAATTTAATAATGCAATAAAAACAATCATTGATGCAGATGGTGAAATCTCATACTTAGTAAATAATGCAGGTATCACAAGAGATAAATTAGCTTTAAGAATGTCTGTAGAGGATTTCAATGATGTAATTTCTGCAAACTTAACATCAGCATTTATAGGTTGTAAAGCTGCTCTAAAAAATATGGGTAAAAAAAGATTTGGTTCTATAGTAAATATCTCTTCAATTGTTGGAGAGATGGGAAACCCTGGTCAAACAAACTATTCAGCTAGTAAAGGTGGTTTAAATGCAATGACTAAATCATTTGCAAAAGAGGCAGCTGCAAGAGGTATTAGATATAATGCAGTAACTCCTGGTTTTATTCAAACAGATATGACTGATGAATTAAAAGATGAAGTTAAAGCAGAATATGAAAAAAATATTCCTTTAAGTAGATTTGGTCAACCAAAAGAGATAGCCGATGCTGTAGCTTTTTTATTGAGTGATCATTCATCATATATTACTGGTGAAATCTTAAAAGTAAATGGTGGATTATACGTTTAA
- a CDS encoding 7-carboxy-7-deazaguanine synthase QueE, whose translation MLEINEIFGPTIQGEGKLVGTPSIFIRFGKCNMKCVGFNVEYETPSGIKKCSCDSYYAVDTAFKEQWHKMSTQDIIKKVEELKPNYNVDIVITGGEPLLYWNNIEFQNLLKYYIENNYKITIETNASLDIEFTKEYQKKILFSMSVKLSNSLEPLKKRINNNTLTKILENTRDSYLKFVIDKKFIKEDTKEIDSILNQIPKSEVYLMPRGDTAAQINENSESVINMAIQKGFKYCDRLHIRVWDNKRGV comes from the coding sequence ATGCTTGAGATAAATGAAATATTTGGACCTACTATTCAAGGTGAAGGAAAACTAGTAGGGACACCTTCAATATTTATACGTTTTGGTAAATGTAATATGAAATGTGTTGGGTTTAATGTTGAATATGAAACTCCAAGTGGTATAAAAAAATGTTCTTGTGATTCATATTATGCAGTTGATACTGCTTTTAAAGAACAATGGCACAAAATGTCAACACAAGATATTATAAAAAAAGTAGAAGAACTAAAGCCTAATTACAATGTTGATATTGTTATTACAGGTGGAGAACCTCTTCTTTATTGGAATAACATAGAATTTCAAAACCTATTAAAATATTACATTGAAAACAATTATAAAATTACAATTGAAACTAATGCTTCTTTGGATATTGAGTTCACAAAAGAGTATCAAAAAAAGATTCTTTTTTCTATGAGTGTGAAACTATCTAACTCTTTGGAACCACTAAAAAAAAGAATAAATAACAATACATTAACAAAAATATTAGAAAATACAAGGGATTCGTATTTAAAATTTGTTATTGACAAAAAATTTATAAAAGAAGATACAAAAGAGATTGACTCTATATTAAATCAAATCCCTAAATCGGAAGTTTATCTTATGCCTAGGGGAGACACTGCTGCACAAATAAATGAAAATAGTGAGTCAGTAATCAATATGGCTATTCAAAAAGGTTTTAAATACTGTGACAGGCTTCATATAAGGGTTTGGGACAATAAAAGAGGTGTTTAG
- a CDS encoding 6-carboxytetrahydropterin synthase, translating to MTWKISKSFDFCYGHRVWSQELNPDYSLDPCLKCRHLHGHQGKIKIFLEASELKNGMVTDFKHLNWFKQFLDDVLDHKFIIDINDPLFETLLPHYKKDELLEFEEGYKLVDLTKIKDEPIHIKEMYEGYVLVDFVPTSENLSAWFLQIASNKMEKIGIKVASVEFAETPKSKSHVYA from the coding sequence TTGACTTGGAAAATATCTAAATCATTTGACTTTTGTTATGGTCATAGAGTTTGGTCGCAAGAGTTAAATCCAGACTATTCCCTTGACCCATGTTTAAAGTGTCGACATCTACACGGACATCAAGGTAAAATTAAAATATTCCTTGAAGCTAGTGAATTAAAAAATGGTATGGTAACAGATTTCAAACATCTAAATTGGTTTAAACAATTTTTAGATGACGTTTTAGACCATAAATTTATTATTGATATCAATGATCCACTATTTGAAACTTTACTTCCACACTATAAAAAAGATGAGTTATTAGAGTTTGAAGAGGGTTATAAGTTGGTTGATTTAACAAAAATTAAAGATGAGCCAATACATATAAAAGAGATGTATGAGGGTTATGTATTAGTTGATTTTGTACCAACAAGTGAAAATCTTTCAGCATGGTTTTTACAAATAGCCTCAAATAAAATGGAAAAAATTGGTATAAAAGTTGCTAGTGTAGAGTTTGCTGAAACACCAAAAAGCAAAAGCCACGTATATGCTTGA
- the queC gene encoding 7-cyano-7-deazaguanine synthase QueC: MNNKKAVCILSGGMDSTLASYIAKNEGYDIIAVHFNYGQRTEKRELQAFRNICEDLEIKEKYEIDIPFFSQIGASALTDKTIDVPTEGVKPGVPITYVPFRNGIFLSIASAIAEKEEAQALFIGVVEEDSSGYPDCTDSFISKMTNAINEGTKESTKLEIKTPLVKLMKSDIVKEAIKLNVPLEHTWSCYKEEEEACGVCDSCRLRLNGFKEANTTDPIPYKA; this comes from the coding sequence ATGAACAATAAAAAAGCAGTTTGTATATTAAGTGGTGGAATGGACTCAACTTTAGCATCATATATAGCCAAAAATGAAGGTTATGATATTATTGCAGTTCATTTTAACTACGGACAAAGAACAGAAAAAAGAGAGCTTCAAGCTTTTAGAAATATCTGTGAAGATTTAGAAATAAAAGAAAAATATGAGATTGATATTCCATTTTTTTCTCAAATTGGAGCTAGTGCATTAACTGACAAAACTATAGATGTACCAACAGAAGGTGTAAAGCCAGGTGTTCCTATAACATATGTGCCTTTTAGAAATGGTATTTTCTTATCAATTGCTAGTGCAATTGCAGAAAAAGAGGAAGCCCAAGCTCTTTTTATAGGTGTTGTTGAAGAGGATAGTTCAGGGTATCCAGATTGTACAGATTCATTTATATCAAAAATGACAAATGCAATAAATGAAGGTACAAAAGAATCAACAAAACTAGAGATAAAAACACCTTTAGTAAAACTGATGAAAAGTGATATTGTAAAAGAAGCTATAAAGTTAAATGTTCCTTTAGAACACACTTGGTCATGCTATAAAGAAGAGGAAGAAGCTTGTGGAGTTTGTGATTCTTGTAGATTAAGACTTAATGGCTTTAAAGAAGCAAATACAACTGATCCTATACCATATAAGGCATAA